The DNA window taatttctatatatgGTAACACTTTTCTCACTCTCACgttactctctcttattttattcactttttactttattctctctattttttttatctctcttactcttTTATCTATCTACGTAACACATATGTAGGGATCAGACGAATTCCAAattcactatttaccgagacctttttggtcttgttacaagatggctcagtcaaaccaccaaccaagcgactgatatATACAAAGAGCCTAGCTATTACAGACTAAGTCCTCGAACTTAATCACTCCAAGATAAACTTCAAAGAACCTGCACACTCAAAACCCTCGTTAGAAACACAAGGAAACAGATCCACTCGGATCAAGTGCAAAACGATTAAGAAACACAGAAATAGATTGCAAAGAACTATAGATCGAAGACTATGGTTCAGACACCCGCCAATAGTGAAGATCTATTCACAAGAACATAGATCCAAGGGAGCACAGGAGGTTTCAACCGTGAATCACCTCACACACACCAGAAACCAGCCTCCATCCTCTCCTACACACCAGATCTGTCAATCTATCCGAAAGGATCTCACTACAACTCTCACACAAGGAAACCCTAAGTTTCCAGAACTCAGGAAACCGAAATGGTTACCCTCCACACTTCTCACCAAAGATCAAACACCACTAAAACATGAAGGATCTCAGAGAAGAACTCAAGAAATCATCacaaagatgaagaaaacacTTGGAGGAAGGAAATCGCCAGAGAGTGAAAAGAGAGATAATCAAACGGCGCATAGGAGAGGAAAGCATATAGCCTAACAGGTAAGCGGGCTAGGGCAAGTAACAATCCCAGTAACACTTGGGCCCAGATTATTAACAGCCCAAATGATGTCCACCAAAATTAACAGTCCAACAAACCAACATGCTCCACCTTGGACATCATTCTAGGAAACCAATCTCACTATTAGCTAAGGTTAAAATTCATCATAGCCTACAAGGTAGTTCCCACAGCATCAAGAACAAAGTTCACATGCATAGGGAAACCACCAGGTCTGCCTAATAGGCTCCAGAGGGGCTGACACCCATTAGCCTATAGGACTTAATGCCTCCAGCCACTAGTCACCCTTACCACAGTAGACTAAGTGACTGGGGCCTTTTACCCCCGGGACATGCACCTATCCTAGGTCAAAGTGCAAATATTTGATGCAGAAAAGTAGTTTTTCAAGAGGTAAGCATTTAGTACCCGTGTCAGTTGGGTTCTTATCAGTATGCACTTTTGAAAGAAAaacttcacctttttctacaatatccctaatgtaatgaaaccttacatcaatatgcttagttctatcatggaaaacagGATTTTTACCCAACTGGATAGCACATTGAGAGTCAGAGATTACCACAGGAGGAGTTTTCACAAAACTAAGTTCAGAAAGCACTCCCTTTAACCACACAGCTTCTTTCATGGCTTCAGTGATAGCTATGTATTCAGACTCGGTAGTAGATAGAGCCACTATATGCTGCAGCTGTGATTTCCAACTAATGCAAGACCTACACACAGTAAAAACATAGGAAGTGGTGGACTTCCTCTTATCCATGTCATTAACATAGTTAGAGTCAACATACCCAACAAGTTTTACACCTTCTTCACATCTAAAATAGCATAAACCATACTTTGCAGTATGCTTAATGTATCTCAATAACCATTTCAAAGCTTCCCAATGCACAAGACCAGGATTAGACATATATCTACTCAAGCAAGACACAACatatgcaatatcaggcctGGTGCTAACCATCAAGTACATCACAGATCCAATAGCATTAGCATAGGAAACCTTTTTCATGGCATTGATATCATGATCAGATTGAGGGCAAAGATCTTTACTCAACATAAATGAGCAGCTAAGGGCACTGAAGCAGGCTTAGCATCAtacatgttaaatttttt is part of the Salvia splendens isolate huo1 chromosome 22, SspV2, whole genome shotgun sequence genome and encodes:
- the LOC121786733 gene encoding secreted RxLR effector protein 161-like; protein product: MKKVSYANAIGSVMYLMVSTRPDIAYVVSCLSRYMSNPGLVHWEALKWLLRYIKHTAKYGLCYFRCEEGVKLVGYVDSNYVNDMDKRKSTTSYVFTVCRSCISWKSQLQHIVALSTTESEYIAITEAMKEAVWLKGVLSELSFVKTPPVVISDSQCAIQLGSLKFILE